From a single Brassica rapa cultivar Chiifu-401-42 chromosome A01, CAAS_Brap_v3.01, whole genome shotgun sequence genomic region:
- the LOC103852761 gene encoding pathogenesis-related protein PR-1 — MASPKHINRFSSAFAALILILVACFHCVDAANYQQQFVGPQNAARARLRLKPLKWDAKLARYAQWWANQRRRDCALIHSNGPYGENLFWGSGKRWSPVQAANGWLSEARSYNYYSNSCRAEMCGHYTQIVWKNTQRIGCAHVICNGGRGVLFACNYFPPGNFLGVRPY, encoded by the coding sequence ATGGCTTCTCCTAAACACATTAATAGGTTTTCGTCTGCATTCGCGGCTCTCATACTAATACTCGTAGCATGTTTTCATTGCGTTGATGCTGCAAACTACCAACAACAATTCGTGGGTCCACAAAACGCAGCAAGAGCTCGCTTGAGGCTCAAACCGCTAAAGTGGGACGCCAAACTAGCCCGTTACGCGCAGTGGTGGGCCAACCAGAGGCGCCGTGACTGCGCCTTGATCCATTCGAATGGACCGTACGGTGAGAATCTATTCTGGGGATCAGGCAAAAGATGGAGCCCGGTTCAAGCCGCTAATGGATGGTTGTCCGAAGCAAGGAGCTATAACTATTACTCCAACTCGTGTAGGGCCGAGATGTGTGGCCATTACACGCAGATTGTGTGGAAGAACACGCAGAGGATAGGCTGCGCTCACGTGATTTGCAATGGCGGACGCGGTGTGTTATTCGCTTGCAATTACTTTCCACCGGGGAATTTTCTTGGGGTGAGGCCTTATTGA